A window of the Verminephrobacter eiseniae EF01-2 genome harbors these coding sequences:
- a CDS encoding RNA polymerase sigma factor, whose protein sequence is MPEPLKSKDKHGAPFTRPPEIEASLGRLEAVDAAARLQAFAVASRKSSGYVPSEALTYFLRRAWAADARDEFKQIFELLMKRVEQSLYSTVADSRMTGAQGIREEIMGRFAERIAKDCQGRFAMLDFFEVRFDLAFARFRKTVLRQIGPASVLTVPLSTDGDEGQDISPEVEAAAADFLGGDPQKIDDPAFRLELDAAIDALPDDQRRVVGLLRQGFQIDSKDSNIMTIAKMLKCDERTVRNRRDRAYKTLRSALQEDA, encoded by the coding sequence ATGCCGGAACCGTTGAAGAGCAAAGACAAACACGGGGCGCCGTTCACACGGCCGCCCGAGATCGAGGCATCCTTGGGAAGGCTGGAGGCGGTCGATGCTGCGGCACGCCTGCAGGCCTTCGCTGTCGCGTCGAGGAAGAGCAGCGGCTATGTGCCGTCGGAAGCGCTGACGTATTTCCTGCGGCGTGCCTGGGCTGCCGATGCCCGGGACGAGTTCAAGCAGATCTTCGAACTGCTCATGAAGCGCGTGGAGCAGTCCCTGTATTCAACGGTCGCCGACTCCCGCATGACTGGGGCGCAAGGCATACGCGAAGAGATCATGGGCCGCTTCGCCGAGCGAATCGCCAAGGACTGTCAAGGCCGCTTCGCCATGCTGGACTTCTTTGAGGTGCGGTTCGACCTGGCATTCGCCCGATTCCGCAAAACCGTGCTGAGGCAGATTGGTCCGGCCTCGGTTCTTACCGTGCCGCTGTCCACGGATGGCGATGAGGGTCAGGACATTTCTCCGGAGGTCGAGGCAGCAGCGGCCGACTTCCTCGGAGGTGACCCTCAAAAAATTGACGATCCGGCTTTCCGGTTGGAGTTGGATGCTGCGATTGATGCGTTACCAGATGATCAAAGACGGGTCGTGGGCTTGCTGCGGCAAGGTTTCCAGATCGACTCAAAGGACTCGAACATCATGACTATCGCCAAGATGCTGAAGTGCGATGAAAGAACCGTACGGAATCGCCGCGACCGTGCATACAAGACCCTCAGGTCTGCTCTGCAGGAGGACGCATGA